A stretch of the Ornithodoros turicata isolate Travis chromosome 4, ASM3712646v1, whole genome shotgun sequence genome encodes the following:
- the LOC135391101 gene encoding uncharacterized protein LOC135391101, translating to MEDQQKESQVVVVAETAPSEASSMTSGSEEMRLMEMRIKLAEIEMQRQQLVVESQRLALEGASAHRGTTVTSGEEDRMLKFANLLKGVLSPMPTQESLVPGWFEDVEATLEAYNVPKEWRAGLVLPLLSERARALLTRLSSVERTQYDKLKSKILEGLRLSTAEYRRLFLQSRRSGKETWDQFAVRIENYLSYYLRSCNVKSMEELQQLMVVDRLKECLTPEARAHIILNGGEGLLKPSDLAKMAENFDESLKCKTNSSGNTVPNKHRETVSSKAKLDSSLRPNTSHAGVRPKKGGCYGCHSPDHILKDCPQRKKEPKAQTNAVSVATVPEDNVLVARVAVPIADRKLSHEPADGSDKLHFNKLQEVQLKNSGSTFTAYVDSGAEISVIKRSSVSKYDTSGSTLKLIGAFGEVKTAELAYVPLRLAMSATYVSSEQADPVFLCALVDRLAEGTSALITPDVYEQLRRTFDPSVTPNKGECVKDDTVVRGTLLTEVDDINSDEEDNGLVEEDDLAPRISSLQVVHSRNTERQSSRAEFIELQKNDPTLADAWDQAREGTHGMTIIDGLLYHQDSINGHTCKQLVLPEEKRAEVLQLAHDIPWAGHLSQKKTLQRIKGSFYWPGISGEVKRYCQSCHGCQIKSPARWSDKVPMTPIARPSVPFQVVNMDCIGPIDPPSSKGHKYALCVVDLCTLWPEVVCLRTLTAKAVCSALLEIFARLGVPETICCDNGTNFTAKLTREFLERMGSTPRFSTPDHPQSNGLVERRNGTFKPMLFHVVEEYGRDWDKHVPFLLWAYREVPNVTTGESPFEMMYGRSPNGPLSILQKTWTEEWTVPNELNKPASEYLAELRHKINVADERARAAVAESQERSITHYNLRTRDKQFSDGDQVIWFDDNNGGKLRPKWTGPATILERTRPYSYLIEFEDGNRKTVHANKLRPYYARANTVGVIFDEDNDFGKVEWVPRRENGSQELTLTTDDLTHQQLEELRSVINKYKDVFGQTPGRCKIGYHSIKVKTGAEPQKAYPYRIPMALRKEVEKQIHELLEWGLIYPVESKYAHPIVCVSKKDGGVYVLIIGN from the coding sequence ATGGAGGATCAGCAGAAAGAGTcccaggtggtggtggttgcgGAGACGGCTCCTAGTGAGGCTAGTTCTATGACGTCAGGGAGTGAGGAGATGAGattgatggagatgaggattaAGCTAGCTGAGATTGAAATGCAGCGCCAGCAGCTGGTAGTAGAATCACAGCGTCTAGCTTTGGAAGGAGCCAGTGCCCATCGGGGTACGACGGTCACTAGTGGGGAGGAAGATAGAATGCTCAAATTTGCAAATTTGTTGAAGGGCGTACTTTCGCCAATGCCGACTCAGGAGTCGCTCGTGCCCGGGTGGTTTGAGGACGTGGAAGCCACTCTAGAAGCATATAATGTGCCTAAAGAATGGCGGGCCGGTTTGGTGCTGCCGCTGCTTAGCGAGAGAGCAAGAGCGTTACTGACAAGACTGTCTTCGGTAGAGAGAACGCAGTACGATAAATTGAAGTCCAAAATTCTTGAGGGCCTGCGACTATCGACGGCTGAGTACAGACGTCTCTTCCTGCAATCCAGGCGAAGTGGCAAGGAAACCTGGGATCAGTTTGCCGTAAGGATAGAAAACTATCTGAGTTATTACCTGCGCAGCTGTAATGTGAAAAGCATGGAAGAGCTGCAACAGTTGATGGTAGTGGACCGTTTGAAAGAATGCCTAACCCCAGAAGCGCGGGCGCATATAATCCTTAATGGTGGTGAAGGTCTTTTGAAGCCCAGCGATCTGGCAAAGATGGCTGAGAATTTTGATGAAAGTCTCAAGTGCAAAACGAATAGTAGCGGAAACACTGTTCCTAATAAGCATCGTGAGACTGTCAGTAGCAAAGCTAAATTGGACAGCAGCTTGAGACCTAACACGTCTCACGCGGGAGTGAGACCCAAGAAGGGGGGTTGTTATGGGTGCCATTCACCTGATCATATTCTGAAGGACTGCCCGCAACGAAAAAAAGAACCGAAAGCGCAAACAAATGCAGTCAGTGTAGCTACTGTGCCGGAGGACAATGTGTTGGTTGCACGAGTAGCTGTACCTATAGCAGATAGGAAATTAAGCCACGAGCCGGCAGACGGTAGTGACAAGCTGCACTTTAATAAGCTACAGGAGGTGCAACTAAAAAATAGTGGCAGCACGTTCACTGCATATGTGGACTCGGGAGCGGAGATATCAGTGATAAAGAGGTCATCGGTGAGCAAATATGATACATCTGGATCTACGTTAAAACTAATAGGCGCGTTTGGAGAAGTAAAAACGGCCGAGTTGGCATACGTACCTCTCAGATTGGCTATGAGCGCCACATATGTATCGTCGGAACAAGCCGATCCCGTCTTCCTGTGTGCATTAGTTGACAGATTAGCTGAGGGCACCTCTGCGCTAATAACACCTGATGTGTATGAGCAGCTTCGGCGTACGTTTGATCCATCCGTTACCCCTAATAAAGGAGAATGTGTGAAAGATGATACAGTAGTCAGGGGTACTCTGTTAACAGAAGTAGACGATATAAACTCTGATGAGGAAGACAACGGACTTGTCGAAGAGGATGACCTGGCACCGCGCATCTCTAGCTTGCAAGTGGTACACAGTCGGAACACCGAAAGGCAGAGTAGTCGGGCGGAGTTCATAGAACTACAAAAGAATGACCCAACGTTAGCGGACGCATGGGATCAAGCGCGTGAGGGAACGCATGGTATGACGATCATCGATGGCCTACTTTATCATCAGGACAGCATAAATGGCCACACTTGTAAACAACTAGTCCTACCGGAGGAAAAGCGCGCAGAAGTCTTGCAGTTAGCGCACGACATACCGTGGGCTGGGCACCTGTCACAGAAAAAGACTTTGCAGCGAATAAAGGGCTCCTTCTACTGGCCTGGAATTAGTGGAGAGGTAAAGCGCTATTGCCAAAGCTGCCATGGTTGCCAAATTAAGTCTCCTGCTCGATGGTCGGACAAAGTACCGATGACACCGATTGCACGACCTAGCGTACCTTTCCAAGTAGTTAATATGGACTGCATAGGACCAATAGATCCGCCGTCGTCTAAGGGACACAAGTATGCGCTTTGTGTAGTGGATCTTTGTACTCTGTGGCCCGAGGTAGTATGCCTGCGAACACTGACGGCCAAAGCTGTATGTAGTGCTCTACTTGAAATCTTCGCACGGTTAGGCGTACCCGAAACCATATGCTGCGATAACGGAACGAACTTTACAGCAAAGCTCACAAGGGAGTTTCTAGAGCGAATGGGATCCACACCCAGATTTTCTACCCCTGACCACCCTCAGAGTAATGGCTTAGTTGAGCGGAGGAACGGGACGTTTAAACCCATGCTGTTCCACGTAGTTGAGGAATACGGTAGAGACTGGGATAAACACGTGCCTTTCTTACTGTGGGCGTACCGGGAGGTCCCTAATGTAACAACGGGGGAGTCCCCATTCGAAATGATGTACGGAAGATCTCCGAATGGGCCGCTGTCTATACTACAAAAGACCTGGACGGAAGAATGGACCGTTCCAAATGAGCTAAACAAACCGGCCAGTGAGTACTTAGCAGAACTCCGGCATAAGATAAATGTCGCTGATGAAAGAGCACGCGCGGCAGTCGCCGAGAGTCAGGAGCGGAGTATCACGCACTACAACCTACGCACTAGGGACAAACAGTTTTCTGACGGTGATCAAGTTATTTGGTTTGACGACAACAATGGGGGCAAACTAAGACCGAAGTGGACAGGTCCCGCGACGATCCTCGAGCGCACGCGGCCATACTCGTATCTGATTGAGTTTGAAGATGGTAACCGAAAAACTGTGCACGCTAACAAACTCAGGCCATACTATGCAAGAGCGAACACGGTAGGCGTTATCTTTGACGAGGATAATGATTTTGGGAAAGTAGAATGGGTTCCTAGAAGAGAAAATGGAAGTCAGGAGCTAACGCTGACTACAGATGACTTGACTCATCAGCAATTGGAAGAACTAAGGTCAGTTATCAACAAGTACAAAGATGTCTTTGGGCAGACCCCAGGAAGATGTAAAATAGGATACCATTCAATCAAGGTTAAGACCGGTGCAGAACCGCAGAAGGCCTATCCTTATCGAATACCAATGGCACTTCGGAAGGAGGTAGAGAAGCAGATTCATGAACTGCTGGAGTGGGGCTTAATCTATCCCGTTGAAAGCAAATATGCACATCCGATCGTGTGTGTATCCAAAAAGGACGGGGGGGTCTATGTGTTGATTATAGGAAATTAA